From the genome of Vigna angularis cultivar LongXiaoDou No.4 chromosome 11, ASM1680809v1, whole genome shotgun sequence, one region includes:
- the LOC108333720 gene encoding calcium-binding protein KRP1 has protein sequence MELDYLMDFEDYFPSMIARMGAEGFIGELCNGFRLLMDVNKGLITFESLKINCYLLGLDVRDDVLVGMLMEGDLDGDGALSQMEFCILMFRLSPCLMDSPKMCSTQVGGDPMLM, from the coding sequence ATGGAACTTGACTACCTTATGGACTTCGAGGACTACTTCCCCTCCATGATTGCGAGGATGGGGGCAGAAGGGTTCATTGGAGAACTCTGCAACGGGTTTCGCTTGCTCATGGACGTGAACAAGGGTCTCATCACCTTCGAGAGCTTGAAGATCAACTGTTACTTGCTAGGTTTGGACGTGAGAGACGATGTGCTCGTGGGCATGCTAATGGAGGGCGATTTGGACGGAGATGGTGCTCTTAGTCAAATGGAGTTCTGCATTCTCATGTTTAGGCTCAGTCCTTGTTTGATGGATTCACCTAAAATGTGCAGCACTCAGGTTGGTGGAGACCCCATGCTCATGTAG